One stretch of Pedobacter riviphilus DNA includes these proteins:
- the purD gene encoding phosphoribosylamine--glycine ligase — MNILLLGSGGRESAFAWKMSQSSHCDKLIIAPGNGGTGAYGTNININVNDFDAIKKVVLAENIELVVVGPEEPLVNGIHDFFLADKAIAHIPVIGPKKEGAILEGSKDFSKQFMERHGIPTAASKSFTPETLEDGLAYLQNHALPVVLKADGLAAGKGVLICTETIEAQEELKLMLGGKFGAAGATVVIEEFLSGIELSVFILTDGENYITLPSAKDYKRIGIGDTGLNTGGMGSVSPVPFATPEFLAKVEERIIKPTVDGLKKDNIDYTGFIFFGLIKVGEEPFVIEYNARMGDPETESVIPRIENDLVELFLATANKQLNQVSLVISEQTAATVMIVAGGYPGDYLKGKAITGIENLRHSNAFHAGTLLENDVVKTNGGRVIAITSLQKDLFTALQSATADAGRIYFDGKYFREDIGFDLV; from the coding sequence ATGAATATCTTACTTTTAGGTTCAGGCGGCAGAGAAAGCGCATTCGCTTGGAAAATGAGCCAGTCTTCGCACTGTGATAAACTAATTATTGCTCCAGGTAACGGTGGTACAGGGGCTTATGGTACAAATATCAACATCAATGTAAACGATTTTGATGCCATTAAAAAAGTAGTGCTTGCCGAAAACATCGAACTCGTTGTAGTAGGTCCGGAAGAACCTTTGGTAAATGGTATTCACGATTTTTTCCTTGCCGACAAAGCCATTGCGCACATCCCGGTTATTGGTCCTAAAAAAGAAGGTGCTATCTTAGAAGGAAGTAAAGATTTTTCTAAACAGTTTATGGAGCGCCATGGCATTCCTACTGCAGCTTCAAAATCTTTCACACCCGAAACTTTGGAAGATGGCCTAGCTTATCTGCAAAACCATGCTTTGCCGGTTGTTTTAAAAGCAGATGGTTTGGCAGCAGGTAAAGGTGTATTAATCTGTACCGAAACCATAGAAGCTCAGGAGGAATTAAAACTGATGCTTGGCGGTAAATTTGGTGCAGCTGGGGCAACAGTAGTAATCGAAGAATTTTTAAGCGGAATAGAACTTTCGGTATTTATTTTAACTGATGGTGAAAATTATATTACACTACCTTCTGCTAAAGATTATAAACGGATTGGTATTGGCGATACAGGTTTAAATACCGGTGGTATGGGCTCGGTTTCTCCGGTTCCTTTTGCCACACCAGAATTTTTGGCTAAAGTAGAAGAACGCATTATTAAACCAACAGTTGATGGTTTAAAGAAAGATAATATCGATTACACTGGTTTCATCTTTTTCGGACTGATTAAAGTAGGTGAAGAGCCATTTGTAATCGAATACAATGCACGTATGGGCGATCCTGAAACAGAGAGCGTGATCCCTAGAATTGAAAACGACTTGGTAGAGTTGTTTTTAGCTACTGCCAACAAACAATTAAACCAGGTAAGTTTGGTTATTTCTGAACAAACAGCTGCTACTGTAATGATTGTGGCAGGTGGTTACCCGGGCGATTACCTGAAAGGTAAAGCCATTACAGGAATCGAGAACTTACGTCATTCGAATGCATTCCATGCCGGCACGTTGTTAGAAAATGATGTGGTGAAAACAAATGGAGGAAGGGTAATTGCAATTACCAGTTTACAAAAAGATTTGTTTACTGCTTTACAATCTGCAACCGCTGATGCTGGCAGGATTTATTTCGATGGAAAATATTTTAGAGAAGATATAGGTTTTGACTTAGTTTAA
- a CDS encoding SMI1/KNR4 family protein, with protein MKKVLKKISETAIKQGEFSFTTEQVEAKWLGSQPATLAEIQEAETKLGLTLPSDYKDFLLITNGFTTPNENVDPSFSKISDIAFLKDVDPQLIEIWTENDELLEVAIKLARSIIVGGVDEEQYFLLIPPISENADWEYWKFASWIPGEDPYEGLENYFINVLDFLKSS; from the coding sequence TTGAAAAAAGTACTCAAGAAGATTTCCGAAACAGCAATTAAACAAGGGGAGTTTAGTTTTACAACCGAGCAGGTCGAAGCAAAATGGCTAGGTAGCCAACCTGCCACCTTAGCCGAAATACAAGAAGCTGAAACAAAACTAGGGTTAACGCTACCATCGGATTATAAAGACTTTCTACTAATTACCAATGGGTTTACTACGCCAAATGAAAACGTTGACCCATCGTTTTCCAAAATAAGCGATATAGCGTTTTTAAAAGATGTTGATCCACAGCTGATCGAGATTTGGACAGAAAACGATGAGTTACTAGAAGTGGCTATTAAACTTGCCAGAAGTATTATTGTTGGTGGAGTAGACGAAGAGCAATATTTCCTTTTAATCCCTCCCATAAGCGAAAATGCCGATTGGGAATACTGGAAATTCGCATCATGGATACCTGGAGAAGACCCTTACGAAGGGCTTGAAAATTATTTCATTAACGTATTGGATTTTTTAAAATCTTCTTAA
- a CDS encoding peroxiredoxin family protein translates to MLQFANSNPKSFISLTSISQLTSDPDQAAAAEKAFIALSPELKATSNGKKIAQIFDAGRKTAVGAMAMDFTQVDTAGKPVKLSDFKGKYVLVDFWASWCGPCRKENPNVVVAYNKFKDKGFTVLGVSLDGGNTRTTKAAWQKAIEADKLTWTHVSDLNGWNNEVAQMYGIQSIPANFLIDPTGKIIAKGLREQALQDKLQELLGSKSK, encoded by the coding sequence TTGTTACAGTTTGCTAACAGCAATCCAAAATCATTTATAAGCTTAACTTCAATTAGCCAGCTGACTTCAGATCCTGATCAGGCTGCTGCTGCAGAGAAGGCTTTTATTGCATTATCACCAGAATTGAAGGCAACTTCGAACGGTAAAAAAATTGCTCAAATATTCGATGCTGGAAGAAAAACTGCTGTAGGTGCCATGGCTATGGATTTTACTCAAGTTGATACCGCCGGAAAACCTGTTAAATTATCTGATTTTAAAGGTAAATACGTACTGGTAGATTTTTGGGCATCATGGTGCGGCCCTTGTCGTAAAGAAAACCCTAATGTAGTTGTTGCCTATAATAAATTTAAAGATAAAGGCTTTACTGTATTGGGTGTTTCATTGGATGGAGGAAACACCAGAACAACCAAAGCAGCGTGGCAAAAAGCCATCGAGGCCGACAAGTTAACCTGGACACATGTATCTGATTTGAACGGCTGGAACAATGAAGTGGCTCAAATGTATGGCATCCAATCAATCCCGGCTAATTTCCTAATTGATCCAACAGGCAAAATTATTGCTAAAGGCTTAAGGGAACAGGCTTTACAAGATAAACTTCAAGAATTATTAGGAAGTAAATCGAAATAA
- a CDS encoding DUF4369 domain-containing protein: protein MKKILLSAMALLPLAALAQKPFTVSGDIKGLKTGDKVYLIYQGDGKNVTDSATVTNGAFAFKGSLLSPAQGSLFLNKNPYVNRPAQGEKLDALSLYVEPGNIKLTAADSLKKATITGSPVNDDAKKLKALTKPVADKLAAINAEYAAYTPQQKQDKAVMEALGARYDKEAAAMPHYCYSLLTAIQNHL from the coding sequence ATGAAAAAAATATTATTATCTGCAATGGCACTATTGCCTCTTGCAGCTTTGGCACAAAAGCCATTTACAGTTAGTGGCGATATAAAGGGACTGAAAACCGGAGATAAGGTTTATCTGATCTATCAAGGTGACGGCAAAAATGTCACCGATTCTGCAACAGTAACAAATGGTGCCTTTGCATTTAAAGGATCATTGTTGAGCCCTGCGCAAGGAAGTCTTTTCTTAAACAAAAACCCTTACGTAAACCGTCCGGCACAAGGCGAGAAATTAGATGCTTTATCGCTATATGTAGAACCAGGAAACATAAAGCTGACTGCGGCAGATTCTTTAAAGAAAGCAACAATTACCGGTTCGCCAGTTAATGACGATGCAAAGAAATTAAAAGCATTAACTAAACCTGTAGCAGATAAGCTTGCCGCAATTAATGCAGAATATGCGGCTTATACGCCGCAGCAAAAACAAGACAAGGCCGTTATGGAGGCTTTAGGTGCTCGTTATGACAAAGAAGCTGCAGCGATGCCCCATTATTGTTACAGTTTGCTAACAGCAATCCAAAATCATTTATAA
- a CDS encoding formimidoylglutamase: MSLTDFFSPINPDSFTPKQGFFTSQLGLKAQIYTESFPDFEEHTYDLAIFGVLDGRGAVNNEGTALAPDYFREKFYKLNEGAFNSRIVDLGNIKHGATIADTYIAIKMVVSELIKKDIIPIIIGGGQDLTYGQYLGYEDLEQKVDLVVIDNQFDIGDDDHEGIATRSDCYLNKIFLHQPNYLFNFSNVGYQTYFVNQESLSVMDKLYFDVHRLGEFAQDITLTEPIIRNANMISFDIGAIRSADAAANANTTPNGFDGEEACRIARYAGMNDKLSSIGFYEFNPAYDNNGQTAFLLAQMVWYFVDGYYARKKDFPLTPKSQFMIYRTSLKDGSGEMMFVKSKKSDRWWMQVPYPSGQSKNERYHLVPCRYDDYQTAVNGEMPDLWWRTYQKLN; the protein is encoded by the coding sequence ATGTCATTAACGGATTTCTTTTCCCCTATAAACCCCGATAGTTTTACACCTAAGCAAGGATTTTTTACAAGCCAGCTGGGGTTAAAAGCACAGATTTACACCGAATCGTTTCCCGATTTTGAGGAACACACTTACGATCTGGCAATTTTTGGGGTACTTGATGGAAGAGGTGCCGTTAACAATGAAGGCACTGCCCTGGCACCCGATTATTTTAGAGAGAAATTTTACAAACTCAACGAAGGTGCTTTTAATAGCAGGATTGTCGATTTAGGTAATATTAAACACGGCGCAACCATTGCCGACACTTACATTGCCATCAAAATGGTGGTTTCTGAGTTAATCAAAAAAGACATTATTCCGATCATTATTGGCGGTGGACAGGACCTCACCTATGGCCAATACCTTGGTTATGAAGATTTAGAACAAAAAGTAGACCTGGTGGTTATTGATAATCAATTTGATATTGGCGACGATGACCATGAGGGAATTGCTACCCGATCGGATTGTTACCTAAACAAGATTTTCTTACATCAACCCAATTACCTTTTCAATTTTAGCAATGTGGGCTATCAAACTTATTTTGTAAATCAAGAAAGTTTGAGTGTAATGGACAAATTGTATTTTGATGTACATCGTTTGGGCGAGTTTGCCCAGGATATTACCTTAACAGAGCCCATTATTCGCAATGCAAACATGATTAGCTTTGATATTGGTGCTATCCGATCTGCCGATGCTGCTGCAAATGCGAATACCACCCCAAATGGTTTTGATGGCGAAGAGGCCTGTCGCATAGCCCGTTATGCAGGCATGAACGATAAGTTAAGTTCAATTGGTTTTTACGAGTTTAATCCTGCTTATGATAACAACGGACAAACAGCCTTTTTACTTGCTCAAATGGTATGGTATTTTGTGGATGGATATTACGCCCGTAAAAAGGATTTTCCACTAACTCCGAAATCGCAGTTTATGATCTACAGAACCAGTTTAAAAGATGGTTCGGGAGAAATGATGTTCGTAAAAAGCAAAAAATCAGACCGTTGGTGGATGCAGGTCCCTTATCCATCAGGACAATCTAAAAACGAACGTTACCATCTGGTACCTTGCCGATACGATGATTACCAGACTGCTGTTAATGGCGAAATGCCTGATTTATGGTGGAGAACCTACCAAAAATTAAACTAA
- a CDS encoding NAD-dependent epimerase/dehydratase family protein: MILVTGGTGFLGSELIKQLTDKGLAVRALRREHSKIPALIENIPLIEWFEADINEPSTLEDAFTGITKVYHCAAFVSFNPKDKKQLFHVNIEGTSNIVNLCAENNCRLLHVSSVAALGNAKKGNKITEKDFWEYDAKAHAYGLSKYEGEMEVWRGITEGLDAIIVNPSVIIGKNAGFEGSGAIFKLVKGGFPFYTDGASGFVDVEDVAKVMILLMDSEVSGERYIISADDYHYKELFGEIAQGFGVKAPAKEAKPWMLGIAWRALKFASIFTGKQPSITRDAAKSSLTLSYYDNNKVKAETGITFKPVAESIKEITQHLR, encoded by the coding sequence ATGATACTGGTAACCGGAGGAACTGGATTTTTAGGATCTGAATTAATTAAGCAGTTAACCGATAAGGGTTTAGCTGTTCGGGCCTTGAGACGGGAGCACTCTAAAATCCCTGCATTGATCGAAAATATTCCTTTGATTGAATGGTTTGAGGCCGACATTAATGAACCTTCTACTTTAGAAGATGCCTTTACAGGGATTACCAAAGTTTACCATTGCGCTGCATTTGTATCCTTTAATCCGAAAGATAAAAAGCAGCTTTTTCATGTAAACATAGAAGGCACTTCGAATATTGTAAACCTTTGTGCCGAAAATAATTGCCGTTTATTGCATGTAAGTTCAGTTGCTGCATTAGGAAATGCTAAAAAAGGCAATAAAATTACTGAAAAAGACTTTTGGGAATACGATGCCAAAGCTCATGCCTATGGTTTATCGAAATACGAGGGCGAAATGGAGGTTTGGCGGGGCATCACTGAAGGTTTAGATGCTATTATTGTCAATCCATCGGTAATTATCGGTAAAAATGCAGGCTTTGAAGGGAGCGGAGCAATTTTTAAACTGGTAAAAGGTGGTTTTCCATTTTATACAGATGGGGCTTCGGGTTTTGTTGATGTTGAGGACGTAGCCAAAGTGATGATTCTGTTAATGGATTCCGAAGTTTCGGGAGAGCGGTATATCATTTCTGCCGATGATTATCATTACAAAGAGCTGTTCGGCGAAATTGCGCAGGGTTTTGGTGTTAAGGCACCAGCAAAAGAAGCAAAACCATGGATGCTTGGAATAGCCTGGAGGGCGCTAAAATTCGCATCCATATTTACTGGCAAGCAACCTTCCATCACCAGAGATGCTGCAAAGAGCAGTTTAACCTTAAGTTATTACGATAATAATAAAGTAAAAGCGGAAACAGGCATTACCTTTAAGCCGGTTGCCGAAAGCATAAAAGAAATTACCCAACATTTAAGATAA
- a CDS encoding HAD-IB family phosphatase: MPKQKAYYIIDFDSTFTQVEALDELARISLKNHPDKEAIFQKIEDYTNFAMEGKLSFSESLAQRVKLLEANEDHLKQLIKHLKKKVSTSFSRNAEFFKKHADEVLIVSGGFKEFITPVVSQYHIKKENIYANTFVTTGDGKIIDYDHANPLSEEGGKVKLLQHLKLEGELFGIGDGYSDFQLRESGIINKFFAFTENIARESIVSKADHVTPSFDEFLYVNDLPRAISYPKNRILCLVIGEVDPITISILKNDGLSIRHKTSFEDKYVKDVGIILLANGEKINAEQLKNAAKLKTIGYLGNAKNKIDLDLCTKQGIVVFDDPKNNPRNIDFIPKRVADFMNTGATYLSSNFPNLQLPKIDKSHRLIHIHKNVPGIMAKINTVFAKHDINIVSQFLMTNSEIGYAITDINTQYDKQLFKSLKKIEHTIKFRVLY; the protein is encoded by the coding sequence ATGCCCAAACAAAAAGCCTATTACATCATCGATTTTGATAGTACCTTTACACAGGTAGAAGCACTTGATGAACTTGCCCGAATTTCGCTAAAGAACCACCCAGATAAAGAGGCGATTTTCCAAAAAATTGAAGATTACACCAATTTTGCCATGGAAGGAAAACTTTCCTTCTCCGAAAGTTTAGCCCAACGTGTTAAGCTTCTTGAGGCTAACGAAGATCATTTAAAGCAGCTTATTAAACATTTAAAAAAGAAAGTATCTACTTCTTTTTCGCGTAATGCCGAGTTTTTTAAGAAACATGCCGATGAGGTGCTGATTGTTTCTGGCGGGTTTAAAGAATTTATTACCCCTGTAGTGAGCCAATACCACATCAAAAAAGAAAATATTTATGCCAATACCTTTGTAACTACTGGCGATGGTAAAATTATAGATTATGATCATGCCAATCCTTTAAGTGAGGAAGGTGGTAAAGTAAAATTACTGCAGCATTTAAAACTCGAAGGCGAGTTATTTGGTATAGGTGATGGTTATTCTGATTTCCAGTTGCGAGAAAGTGGTATCATCAATAAATTTTTTGCATTTACCGAGAATATAGCCCGTGAAAGTATTGTTTCTAAAGCAGACCATGTAACACCAAGCTTCGACGAGTTTTTGTATGTAAACGATCTGCCACGCGCAATTTCTTATCCTAAAAACAGAATCCTTTGCCTGGTAATTGGTGAGGTTGACCCCATAACGATTTCTATCCTTAAAAATGATGGTTTATCAATTAGACATAAAACTTCATTTGAAGATAAATACGTAAAGGATGTGGGTATTATTCTTTTAGCTAATGGTGAAAAAATAAACGCAGAACAATTAAAAAACGCTGCCAAACTAAAAACTATCGGTTATTTAGGTAATGCGAAAAATAAAATAGACCTCGATTTATGTACCAAACAAGGTATTGTTGTTTTCGATGACCCTAAAAATAATCCACGTAATATCGATTTTATCCCGAAACGGGTTGCCGATTTTATGAATACCGGGGCAACTTATTTAAGTAGCAATTTTCCTAACTTACAATTGCCAAAAATTGATAAATCGCACCGCTTAATTCATATTCACAAAAACGTTCCGGGTATTATGGCCAAAATCAATACTGTTTTTGCAAAACACGACATCAACATTGTGAGCCAGTTTTTAATGACCAATTCTGAGATTGGTTATGCCATTACCGACATCAATACGCAGTATGATAAACAATTGTTTAAATCATTGAAAAAGATTGAGCATACCATAAAGTTTAGGGTGTTGTATTAA
- a CDS encoding voltage-gated chloride channel family protein translates to MPVKKLTEGFLLSIKHFIKLDFGLLLMSTLKWLLISAILGGIIGSASALFLETLNWATNYREQHIWMIAFLPIAGIIIGLAYHYWGAAVVKGNNLLIEELQSPKNVIPLIMAPLIFAGTIITHLFGGSAGREGTAVQIGGAFADQFTKLFKLKVRDRKVILICGISAGFASVFGTPLAGAVFGLEVFVIGSLTYGSILPSFITAIIADYACKAWGVGHTHYSISLVPEINSINLLLSLGAGVLFGLTARSFSTLNHGLSSLFSKIKYPPLRPFIGGLVLIGIIYLIGNTRYIGLGIPVISESFVKQEAYYTFAIKLFLTAFTLSAGFKGGEVTPLFFIGATLGSFLSFFIPLPLGLLAGMGFVAVFAGAANTPLACIFMGVELFGVSSGIYIALACVTAYLFSGHTGIYRSQTVGAPKHLLLKRHQFLR, encoded by the coding sequence GGATTATTGGCTCTGCCTCTGCCCTGTTTTTAGAAACTTTAAACTGGGCAACCAACTACCGTGAGCAGCACATTTGGATGATCGCCTTTTTACCAATTGCGGGTATAATTATTGGTCTGGCCTACCATTATTGGGGCGCAGCAGTTGTAAAGGGTAATAACCTCTTAATTGAGGAATTACAATCGCCCAAGAATGTGATTCCCCTGATTATGGCGCCACTTATTTTTGCGGGGACAATTATAACCCATTTATTTGGCGGATCGGCTGGAAGAGAGGGTACAGCTGTGCAAATTGGAGGGGCCTTTGCAGACCAGTTTACGAAACTGTTTAAACTTAAAGTCAGAGATCGAAAAGTGATCCTCATCTGCGGCATCAGCGCTGGCTTTGCCTCTGTTTTCGGAACACCTTTGGCAGGCGCCGTATTCGGATTGGAAGTTTTCGTTATTGGAAGTTTAACTTATGGTTCCATTCTTCCTTCATTTATTACAGCAATTATTGCCGATTATGCCTGCAAGGCTTGGGGTGTTGGACATACCCATTATTCAATTTCCCTGGTACCGGAAATAAATTCGATCAATTTATTATTATCTTTAGGTGCAGGAGTATTATTTGGACTCACGGCAAGATCTTTCTCTACCTTAAACCATGGCTTATCAAGCCTTTTCAGTAAAATTAAATACCCACCGTTAAGGCCATTTATTGGTGGACTAGTTTTAATTGGCATTATTTACCTAATCGGAAATACACGATATATCGGTTTGGGCATCCCTGTCATTTCAGAATCTTTTGTAAAACAAGAAGCGTATTACACATTTGCAATCAAATTGTTTTTAACTGCATTTACCCTGAGTGCAGGGTTTAAGGGCGGCGAAGTTACTCCACTTTTCTTTATTGGGGCCACACTCGGTAGTTTTTTGAGTTTCTTTATCCCCTTACCTCTTGGCCTGCTAGCAGGAATGGGTTTTGTGGCTGTTTTTGCAGGGGCAGCAAACACCCCTTTGGCTTGTATTTTTATGGGCGTAGAGCTATTTGGTGTATCATCGGGAATTTATATCGCCTTAGCTTGCGTTACTGCTTACTTATTTTCAGGCCATACGGGGATTTATCGCTCACAAACCGTAGGGGCACCTAAACATTTGTTGCTAAAGAGGCATCAGTTTTTGAGGTAG